A window of Flavobacterium branchiarum genomic DNA:
ACACTTAGCATAAACCTCATCTACTATGTGATATAAATTACGCTCTTTTAACAATTCTAAAGCCGCTTTAAAAGCAACCAAACCTTCCAGCTTTGCCATATCGATTCCGTAACAATCTGGAAAACGAATTTGTGGAGCTGATGATACAATTACAATACGTTTTGGATTTAAACGATCCATCATTTTTATGATGCTCATTTTAAGTGTAGTTCCACGAACAATACTATCATCAATAATAACCAAGTTATCTGTTGGCTTTATAACTCCATAAGTTACATCGTATACGTGAGCAACTAAACCATCACGACTGCTATCCTCTGTAATAAAGGTTCTTAATTTAGCATCTTTAATAGCTACTTTCTCTGTACGTATCTTTACAGCAAGCAATTCTTGCAATGACTCAGCAGTAAGCGTATTCCTATTTGCTATTATATAATTATTTTTTCTCTGATTTAAGAAATCCTGAGCAGCTTCAACTAAACCATAAAAAGAAGTTTCGGCTGTATTAGGGATATAAGAAAAAACAGTGTTATCTGTATCGCTATCAATTGAATTTAAAACTGCTGGTAAAATCAATCTACCTAAGTTTTTACGTTCTTGATATATTTCTGCATCACTTCCTCTTGAAAAATAGATTCTTTCAAACGAACATGCTTTTTTAACTGTTGGTGTCAAAATTTCTTCCATCGAAACTTTTCCACTTTTCTTAATGATTAACGCATTTCCTGGCTCAATTTCCTGAACACTATCAAATGGCACATTAAAAACAGTTTGAATAACTGGTCTCTCTGATGCTACAACTACAACCTCATCATCTTGATAAAAATAAGCTGGACGAATCCCAGCCGGATCTCTAAAAACAAAGGCATCTCCATGACCTAATAATCCTGCCATTGCGTAACCACCATCTAAGTTTTTAGCAGAACGCATTAATATTTTCCCAATATCTAATCGGTCTGCAATAACAGGCGAAGCATCTCTTTTTGAATATCCTTCTTCTTTACAATCCTGATATAAAGCCATTACTTCTTTATCAAGAAAGTGACCTATTTTTTCCATAACGGTAACTGTATCCGCCATTTCTTTAGGATGCTGTCCTAGCTCAACTAAGTTTTCGAAAAGCTCTTTAACATTGGTCATGTTAAAATTACCCGCCAATATAAGATTACGGTGCATCCAATTACTTTGACGTAAAAAAGGATGTACGCTTTCTATACTATTTTTTCCAAAAGTTCCATAACGAACGTGCCCTAAAAACAACTCTCCTATATATGGAATATTTTCTTTTTGAAGCGCAACGTTTCCTGCATATTCAGGATGTGCTGCCATTTCTTCATTAATACGATCATTAATTTGAGCAAAAACATCTCGTATTGGTTGTGAATGATTTGAACGAACTCTACTTATGTATCGTTGTCCTGGCTCTACATCTAATTTGATGCTTGCAAAACCAGCCCCATCTTGTCCACGGTTGTGCTGCTTCTCCATCATAAGATACATTTTCTCTATCCCATAAAAAGCAGTTCCGTATTTTTCTTTGTAATATTCAAGCGGTTTAAGAAGTCTAACCAAAGCTATACCACATTCGTGTTTTAAAGCGTCGCTCATTGTATTTGTGTTTGTGTTGTTGTTGTAGTTTGTGCCTTTTTATAATAATAAAATTAAAAAAGCCCCGTGAACGAGGCTTAATTCTTTTATAGTTCTATATCAAACTGAGTTAGTGATTTAAATTGTTTCAATCTAGCCACTACGTCGTTTTTATCTAATGCTACCATTCTTTCAGTTCCGAATTTCTCTACACAAAAAGAAGCTAAATTCGATCCATAAATCACAGCGTTCTTCATATTGGTGTATGAAATATTTTCACTCTGTGTAATAAATCCTGCAAATCCTCCTGCAAAAGTATCTCCTGCTCCTGTTGGATCAAAAACATCTTCTAAAGGTAATGCTGGTGCAAAAAACACCTCTTTATCATGAAATAACAATGCTCCGTGCTCCCCTTTCTTGATTACCACATATTTTGGCCCAAGAGTATGAATCTTCGCTGCTGCTTTAACTAATGAGTATTCTCCAGAAAGTTGTCTTGCTTCTTCATCATTGATTGTAATTACATCTACACGTTTTATAACGTCTAACAATTCTGGCAAAGCACAATCCATCCAAAAGTTCATTGTATCTAAAACCACTAATTTTGGTTTTGATTCCATTTGATCCAAAACGCTGCTTTGTACCAAAGGATGTAAATTTCCTAACATTACAACATCTGAGTCTTTGAAGTTTTGTGGAACTTTAGGTTGGAAATCTGCCAATACATTAAGCTCTGTTGCTAGTGTATCTCTTGAATTCAGATCGTTATGATAAAGCCCGCTCCAAAAGAAAGTTTTTCCTCCTTCTACAATTTCTAGTCCAGAAATATCAATGTTTCTTGACTTTAACAAATCTAAATGTTCTTGAGGGAAATCATCTCCAACTACAGAAACAATAGCCGATTGTAGGTTGAAAAACGATGCCGACAAACCAATATATGTCGCTGCACCACCTAATATTTTATCTGTTTTCCCAAAAGGGGTTTCAATCGCATCGAAAGCAACCGTTCCGACAATCAGTAATTTATTCATTTTATGAATTTCGAATTAAGGTGCAAAGATACTTCATAAGTTTCAGAGTTGCAACGGTTCGTTGTACCAAAATTTTCATAAAAATCAAAACCAAATAAAAGAAGCAAACCTATTAAAAATCAATTAATTATAGATTAAAAATAACTAACATTTTCTTACAATATCAAGAATAAATCAATAGATAATTTTTAAAAAAAACGACTTAGAATCTATATTTTTTATCATAATAATTCTTCAATATTGAGATCTGAACTAAAACCATTAAAACAACTATCAAAACCGCATAAGATGTGTTTTTTGAAAACTGAAACACCGGAATCAAATTATCTATTTTAGAATAATATAAAGCACTTAAACTTAAATCACTAGCCACTGCATTATCAGCTATAAAAACCACATATCCGATAAATGCAATTAAACAACCAAAAATGACAGCCCAAACTGGTTTTGATATTAACGGCTTATATACAATACTTTTCGTTTTCTCTATGACTAAAACTTGTGACATGATTTTTGAGGTAAAATCAGCAGAAGGTTTTTGCAAAGTACTTTCTGCTATTAGTTTGTCAACTAGATTTTCATAATATTTATCGCTCTCTTTCATAATAATCTAATATTTCAGGTTCTAATTGCTCTTTTAAAATAACCGCTAATTTTTTTCTGCTTCGATATAATTTTATCTTGACATTATTAGCACTAATATCCATAATCTTGCCTATTTCATTTAAATTTTGATCTTCAAAATAAAAAAGTGTCAGCAAGAAGCTTTCTTCACTTGGTAACAAATTTAAACAATACTGAATATCTTGCTTTCTTTCCTGATCTTCTAAAATACTTAAAGCATTTGTTGTTGTTTTAACTACACATCCTTTAAGTTCATCGATAACAACATTGTGTTCTTCTTTTTTATTCTTCTTCAAATAATCTAAGCATGTATTGTATGCAATTTTATAAATCCAGGTAGAGAACTTAGAATCCCCTTTAAACTTACTCAAAGAATTAAAAATCTTGATGAAAGTATCCTGAGAAACTTCTTCAGCAATTTCTCTGTTTTTTACCATCTTTATAGCCAAAGTAAAAATCATATCTTTATAACGATCAACCAATACAGCAAACATATTGGTTTCCCCTAGAAGAACCTGATTGATATAATACTGATCATTTACTTTATCCATATTCCATATGACGACTATAATCACATTAAGGTTACAACTAAATTAAAAAAATATTTTAGCAAAATCTGTAACCTCCATTAAACATCTTTCGTCATATGGAATATCAATCAATTAAATTTAAAAATTATGGGTCCACAAATGTTAATACCAATTAGTCTTTTCCTAATGATCTTTGGAATTGCCTATCTTATTTTTTCTACCAGAAACAGAGAACGTTTAGCTCTTATAGAAAAAGGTATAGATGCTAGTATTTTTTCGAATAGCAAAAACAACAACACTCCTACATGGAAAGTACTTGTTTTAAATTTCGCTTTTTTGCTAATAGGAAGTGGAATTGGAATTTTTATAGCATTGCTTATTACAACTTACACGTCTCTTCAAGATGGCGCTGTATATCCTGCTACTATTTTTACGATGGCCGGAATCGGGCTACTTATCGGATTTAATAAATCTAAAGATTTAAACAACAATTAAGTCTTTCTTGATTTCTAAAAATAACGTGTCTGAGATATATTTTCTTAGACACGTTATTTCTTTTATGCTTCTTTGGAACCTATCTCTTCATAATAGGTGTCTATTGAAAGTTGCTTTTGCATGGAAGCCATTACAGCCAATTGATCACAACGCTCATTTTGTGGATGGTTGTTATGTCCTTTTATCCACTTAAAATCTACTTGGTGTTTTCGATAAACAACCAGAAAACGTTTCCACAAATCGGGGTTTTTTCTAGCAACAAATTTTTTCTTTTCCCAGCCAAAGACCCATTTTTTCAAAACAGAATCGACTACATATTTTGAATCTGAAATAACTAGCACTTTCATATTTGGCTTTTTAAGTTTTTCAAGACCTACTATTACAGCCAAAAGCTCCATTCTATTGTTTGTTGTCAGTCGAAACCCTTCATAATATTCTTTTTTATGTGGTGTTCCAACTAATTCCATAACCACTCCATACCCACCGTTGCCAGGATTTCCCTTAGCCGCACCATCTGTATATATATGTACTTCGTGTTCCATTTTTAGACTACTTAGATTATTAGACTACTTAGACAAGCTTCGCTTTTTAGACCTCTTGGATTAGTTAGACTATATCAGACTCGCTTCTCTCCTTAGACTTCTTAGATTGTTAGACTTGCTCGCTTCTTAGATTATTAGATAGATTAGACAAGCTTCGCTTTTTAGACCTCTTGGATTAGTTAGACTATATCAGACTCGCTTCTCTCCTTAGACTTCTTAGATTGTTAGACTTGCTTAGATTATTAGACAGCTTAGACAAGCTTCGCTTTTTAGACTTCTTAGATTAGTTAGACCATATCAGACTCGCTTCTCTCCTTAGACTTCTTAGATTGTTAGACTTGCTTCGCTTCTTAGATTATTAGACAACTTAGACAAGCTTCTCTCCTTAGACTTCTTAGATTAGTTAGATTTATAAACCTCCTGAACTACTAGATAATTTCCTTTCTAATGACTTAGAAAAAATTAACAATCTAACTAATCCAAGGAATCAATTACTCTATGAATTACTTTAGGAAAATGCTCTTGTTCTAATTCATGAATCTTAGCGGCCACGTCTTCGGCAGTATCAGCAGGTGTTAAGGCAACTTTTTCCTGAAAAATAATCGCACCTTCATCATAATTTTCATTTACATAATGAACACTTATTCCTGTTTCTTTTTCATTATTTTCGACTATTGCCCTGTGAATGTGCATTCCATACATTCCCTTTCCCCCATAATTAGGTAATAATGCAGGATGGATGTTAATTATTTTATTAGGGTATGCTTCGATGATGTGTTTTGGGAATTGAAGCAAGAAACCAGCCAAGATAATCAAATCCGGGTCGATTAGTTTTATTTTTTGTAGTACATTGCTTTCAATTAATTCTGTTTTAGTAAAAATTTCGACGTTTATATGATGGTTTTTTGCTCTTTCAATTACTTTCGCATTAGCATTGTTAGTGAACACAGAAACTACCTTTGCAATTTGTGTTTCAGCAAAATATTTTATTATGTTTTCGGCATTACTCCCTGAACCTGAGGCAAAAACGATTATTTTTTTCATAGTCGAATTGATTTATTTTTTGCAAAAAACGGAATAAAAAATCAAAATAAATAACATTCGAACCCCTTTGTTGAAATAAATTTTATAATTTAGTGTTACATTTATTAACTAAATCGTGGTTTTAAAATAAAGTTTTTTATTTTTGCCAACAAATTAAATTCTAAAATTAAAGATTATGTCAGACATTGCATCAAGAGTAAAAGCGATTATCGTAGACAAATTAGGTGTTGACGAAAACGAAGTTGTAACAGAAGCAAGCTTCACTAATGATTTAGGAGCTGACTCATTAGACACTGTTGAGCTTATTATGGAATTCGAAAAAGAATTTGATATTCAAATTCCAGACGATCAAGCAGAAAACATTGCTACTGTTGGTCAAGCTATTTCTTATATCGAAGAAGCTAAAAAATAATAAATTCCCACCCGATTTTTTTATAAATTATAAAAAGTCGGGTGTTATTATTTTTTATTAAAAATTTAAATTTTGGGTTGATTTTCAATCAAAAAAATATATTTATATTGTAATACCCATGGTTCTTTTGTAATATAATACAATCAAGAAAGCATGGGTTTTATTTGTTTAAAGCTAATAAAACACATTATTTATGGTATTAAGGCGAGTTGTTGTAACAGGATTAGGTGCACTTACCCCTATTGGAAATAACATTCAGGAGTATTGGAACGCGCTTATAAATGGAGTAAGCGGTGCTGCCCCAATTACGTATTACGATACAGAGAAACATAAAACGAAATTTGCCTGTGAAGTAAAAAACTTCAACATCGAAGATTTTATGGATCGTAAAGAATCACGTAGACTTGATAAATTTGCACAATATGCTGTTGCTGCAAGTGATGAGGCTATAAAAGACGCTGGACTTACAGATACAAATATCGACAAACAAAGAGTTGGTGTAATCTGGGGAGCTGGAATTGGTGGTTTAGAGACTTTCCAAGAAGAAGTAATGTACTATTCTAAAGGAGACGGAACACCAAAATTCAATCCGTTTTTTATTCCTAAAATGATTGCTGATATTGCCCCTGCTCACATTTCGATGAGAAATGGTTATATGGGACCAAATTATACAACTGTTTCTGCTTGTGCATCTTCTGCCAATGCACTTATTGATGCTTTCAACTACATTCGTTTAGGAATGTGTGATGTAATTATCTCTGGTGGATCTGAAGCTGCTATTACAATTGCAGGAATGGGAGGTTTTAACTCTATGCATGCTTTATCAACTAGAAACGAAAGCCCTGAGACTGCTTCAAGACCTTTTGATGCTACTCGTGATGGTTTTGTTTTGGGTGAAGGAGCTGGAGCATTGGTACTTGAAGATTACGAACATGCAAAAGCACGTGGAGCAAAAATTTATTGCGAAATTGGCGGAGGCGGAATGTCATCTGATGCGTACCACTTAACTGCACCACATCCGGAAGGACTTGGAGTTATTGCTGTAATGAACAATACATTACGTGATGCTGGTATGAAACCTGAAGATGTTGATCATATTAATACGCACGGTACATCTACTCCACTTGGAGATGTTGCTGAGTTAAAAGCGATTAGCGCTGTTTTTGGTGACCATGCTAAAAACATCAATATCAACTCTACTAAATCTATGACTGGACACTTACTGGGTGCTGCTGGAGCTATCGAAGCAATTGCTTCTATCCTAGCAATGAAACACAGTATTATCCCTCCAACAATCAATCATACAGTTGTTGACGAGAGAATAGATCCTTCATTAAATTTAACACTAAACAAACCTCAAGAAAGAGAAGTAAATGTTGCTATGAGTAACACTTTCGGTTTTGGAGGTCACAATGCTTGTGTTTTATTTAAAAAATTAGTTGACTAATTTTCATATGAGTATTTTCAAAAAAATATTTTCAAAATCCCGTTCTCAAGAAGACGGGATTTTTTTTGATTCTATTCAACAAATTATTGGATTCCCACCTATTTCTATTCAGTTTTATAAGAAAGCATTTACACATCGCTCTTCTAACCGCTTGGATGAAAATGGAAATCCTATTAACTATGAACGTCTAGAATTTTTAGGTGATGCAATGTTAAGCGCTGTAATTGCTGCACATTTATTCGACAAAGCTCCTGCAGGAGATGAAGGTTACTTAACCAAAATGCGTTCCAAAATCGTAAGTAGAGAGCACTTAAACGATCTTGGAAAGGATTTAAATCTGGTTCGATTTATCGAAAGTAAAGTGCCCTTGCAACATTTTGGAGAAAACATTCATGGTAATATCTTCGAATCACTTATCGGAGCTATTTACCTAGATAGAGGCTATTCCTATTGTGAAAAATTTATTCAAAATAGAGTAATCAGTCCTTATGTTGACATTACTAGACTTGAAGGAAAGGTAATAAGCTACAAAAGCTTGGTTATCGAATGGTGCCAGAAAGAAAAAAAAATATTCCATTACGATATTTTTGAAGATAATGGCATAGGTGGTGAACGTCTATTTGGAGTCAAATTAAGCATTGATGATAAAGTAGTCGCAAGAGCACGAGCTACTTCCAAAAAGAAAGCAGAAGAGAAGGCATCGCAACGTGCGTATTTTGCTTTTCAAGAAAAAATGGATAAAAAATAAACCCGATTTTCTTAAAACTATATCGTTTTCGTTTATAAATTAACAAAAACATACCAAACTTAACTATTGAACCAGCAATAGAAATAGTATATTTACAACTTATTTTTTCAGGCAATGGCTATTCATAAATTAGAATTAGGCGAATTTGATGAAATTGATTATAATTTGATTGCCATACATACTTCAATGGAGGACTATAGATTGGCATATTTTATCAATCAAAATTTCCCAGTTCTTTTAAGTAAAAGTAAAAATGAAATTCAAATCAATGTGAAAGAAGGCGAGACACATTTTTCACGATTTGATTACTATGACGAAGAAAAAGAACTTTACTGGGATTTAATTCAAAATAAAAACGAAGTCATTCAAAATACACCAAATGACAATCAGGATTTATTTTCAGACACTTCGATGGAAGTAGCCACAAAAGTATATTTACTACCTGAATTTAAAAAAGTTGATTATTTTTTAAAGATTGAAAAGAGTGAGGAAGCTTTCGATATATTAAAAATACAACAAATATTAAATACCATTGATACTATCTCAACGGTTTATATAGTTGATACAAATAAAATAAAGTCAAAAAACAATTTAATTTTTTAATAGAAATGCTTACAAACAAAAAAACCAAAATTGTAGCCACACTTGGCCCTGCATGTGGTACTAGAGAGATCATAAAAGACATGATCGAAGCAGGTGTGAACGTATTTAGAGTTAATTTTTCGCATGCAGATTATGAAGGTGTAAAGGAGAAAATCAATATCATTAGAGGACTTAACGAAGAGTTTGGCTATACCACAGCTATTCTTGGAGATTTACAAGGTCCTAAACTTCGTGTAGGAGTTATGGAAGAAGGTGTTGTAGTAAACGATGGTGATATAATCACTTTTACTACTGCTGAAGATATCATCGGTACTGCCAAAAAAGTTTTCATGAAATACCAAAACTTTCCAAATGATGTAAATCCTGGAGAGCGTATTTTACTTGATGACGGAAAACTTATTTTTGAAATCCTTACAACAGACAAAAAATCTGAGGTTACTGCTGTAGTTATTCAAGGTGGTGAACTAAAGTCTAAAAAAGGAGTTAATCTTCCTAATACAAAAATATCTTTACCTGCATTAACTGAGAAAGATATTGCTGATGCCATTTTTGCTATTGAACAAAAAGTAGATTGGATCGCTCTTTCATTTGTAAAAACACCACGTGACTTACAAGACTTACAAGAGTTGATTGCAAAACACTCAGATGTTAAAATTCCAATCGTTGCAAAAATCGAAATGCCTGAAGCATTAGAGAACATGGATAAGATTGTTGCTTATTGCGACGCTCTAATGGTTGCTCGTGGAGATTTAGGAGTTGAACTTCCTGCTCACGAAGTACCATTAGTTCAAAAAGAATTAATCCGTAGAGCTAAAACTGCTCGTATTCCAGTAATCGTTGCAACACAAATGATGGAAACAATGATCACTAGCTTAACACCTACACGTGCTGAAGTAAATGACGTTGCTAACTCTGTTATGGATGGTGCTGATGCTGTAATGCTTTCTGGTGAAACTGCTGCAGGAAATTATCCTGTTCAAGTTATCCAAAAAATGACACAAATTATCGAAGCAGTTGAAGACTCTCCGCTAATTCATGTTCCACAAAACACACCACAAATTAAAACAAAACGTTTTATTACTAAAACAATTTGTCAGCAAGCGGCTATTATGGCTAATACTATAAAAGCTAAAGCAATTTGTACACTTACAAATAGCGGTTATACTGCTTTCCAAATTTCGGCTTGGAGACCATCTGCTCATATTTTAGTATTTACTTCAAACAAAAGAATCTTAACTCAATTGAGTCTTTTATGGGGAGTTAAATCTTATTACTATGACAAAGATGTAAGTACAGACGACACTGTAATTGATGTGAATCAAATCGTAAAAGATAAAGGATATGTTGTAAAAGGTGATTACTTAATCAACTTAGCAGCAATGCCTATTAAAGACAAAGGAATGGTTAACACCGTGAGAGTTTCAGAAATAGAATAAAACTACTTTCTTTTCAAAATATTAAATCCGTCTTGTATTCTTACTCGACGGATTTTTATTTTATACTAATTTAAACGGCTTCACAAGTCGCATTGTGTAAAATTGGAAAATTACATGAATTGGCTATAAAACATAATTGGTTTGCTTTTTTATGCAATTCTAGTGCTAGTTCAATTTTGTCCGGATCTGTAATCGTAACTTTTGGATTTAATCGAACTTCCGTAAAACGTCCGCTTCCATCAAACTCAACTTCCAAAATAGCCTCTGCATTATCTGAATAAATAAGTACCTCAACCCCATTTTGACTACAAACATAGAAATAAGACATCATGTGACACGAAACCAAGCTACTTAGCAACATATCTTCTGGATTGTACAGTTCTGGATCGCCTTTAAAAGCTTTTGCAGCTGAGATGCTCAAAACAGGTTTGCCTGCAATCTGTATCTCATGATTTTTAGAATTCTGTCCCTTCTCGTTGTTATTAGACTGCCATTGGGCCGTTGCTTTGAATAAATGTTTAAATCCCATATTTTCATTAATTTTAAAAACCTCAATCTCAAAATCAACACCCAGTTTTAAATCTTGACTTTGGCCTTTTCGATAACCCGAACTAAGTCCCTATCGTTTGGAATTATATACACCTCTCCTACTTTAACCTCTCTGTCTCTAAACTCAGTAATCACTTCATTTTCCAAACAAAAATTATTAAGTTCATCGAAAAAAAGAAAAATCCGCGCTTTAATAGTAATTTCAACACTTTTAATATAATATCCCCTTTCTTTAAGTTTTCTTATTAATGCTGTTCTCAATCGAAGCTATAATTTCTTTGTACTTTGGAATACCAAGATTATTCTGGATAGAAATTATATTCACATGAATATGGTTTTGATGCAATATACAAAAAACTGGTAGGTGCTGGTATGAATCATGTCAATATATACCTATTTTTGAATTTCATTTTTCACAAAAAAACAATGAAAATAAAACACAAATCACATTATACAGAAATAAACACAAAAGAAATCTTTGGTGTTTTACCAGACGCCACCGCTATTCATTCTTATAAATTGACTAACAGAAATGGTATGCAAGCCACTATTATTGACTATGGTGCCACTGTTACTTCTTTGATGATACCAATTAAGAATGGAAAACTTATCGATGTCGTTCTGGGTTTTGATAATTTAGATAACTATTTAAAATCATACTCGCTTTCAGATTCTCCTTATTTTGGTGCTACGATAGGACGTTATGCTGGCAGAATAAATAATGGAATTTTCACCTTAAATGACAAAACGTACTTTTTAAACAAGAACAATAATAATCACTCTATCCATGGGGGATTTATTGGTTTTTCACAAAAAAAATGGAAGATTGATAAGAGAACTGATGGCGAAAACCCGTCTATAACAATGTCTATTTTAAGCCCTGCTAATGAAGAAAACTATCCTGGAGATTTGTCTGTGAGTTTAACGTATACTTTATCTGAAAACAATGAATTGCAACTAGAATACAACGCAACTACAA
This region includes:
- a CDS encoding aldose epimerase family protein; this translates as MKIKHKSHYTEINTKEIFGVLPDATAIHSYKLTNRNGMQATIIDYGATVTSLMIPIKNGKLIDVVLGFDNLDNYLKSYSLSDSPYFGATIGRYAGRINNGIFTLNDKTYFLNKNNNNHSIHGGFIGFSQKKWKIDKRTDGENPSITMSILSPANEENYPGDLSVSLTYTLSENNELQLEYNATTTADTIINLTNHSYFNLNGHDSSVTDQEIIVNSDKILETTSDNIPTGNILTLLDHPFDFRSPANCPSNIDDSFVIETKNDIAAALYSPLNRLRMTVYTNQPSVHVFVGGNCSDKIKGKENAIYHSLSGICFEAQNFPDAPNQNNFPNSILKKEDKYHHQTIYKFQSI